Proteins from a genomic interval of Dendropsophus ebraccatus isolate aDenEbr1 chromosome 6, aDenEbr1.pat, whole genome shotgun sequence:
- the PER2 gene encoding period circadian protein homolog 2 isoform X1 yields the protein MPIQSKSLQQQDLPVQGHRVPHGPVTLIPESVHSQPTELSSSQHVSTGMPSSSFSYTQDYKNTPVSQNIMSCMERSNDFVSPPLAHSANVLPREAEGHSDDKCLHVCETSDCSSYNTGDPIIQKHYTTGTFETILPVGPSRSHQTEDLLAQNSIEGPAITLQEDMETCNDSSSSELRVEPMDSDENAKERTLKSCSDCQPPVCSSNAFSIMMADSEHNPSTSGYSSEQPAKAKTQKELLKILKELRSYLPTGKQLRGKSSTTASLRYALHCIQQVKANEEYCQLLMVNDKHPYGQDLSCYTVEEIANITSEFTKNNMDVFAVAVSLVTGRILYISEQASIVLRCSADLFSQVRFVELLAPQDVGVFYSSTTPYRLPSWSMCNGTDSGYLDGVEEKSFYCRISCGRESRKELSYQPFRLTPYLIRVQAEESAAEQLCCILFAERVHSGYEAPRIPADKRIFTTTHTPSCLFQDVDERAVPLLGYLPQDLIGKPIILHLHPSDRPLMLAVHKKILQFGGQPFDFSPIRFCARNGEYITIDTSWSSFINPWSRKVSFIIGRHKVRMGPVNEDVFTAPVCSADRSLQPDIQELTEQIHQLLMQPVQNSGSSGYGSLGSNGSHENPMSGASSSDSNGNLNEDIKEKRETHPGRRSKDLSSSSLETKGHQSVEGSPEAGASHSGNGGCSKDINSGGSGIAACPAQSEPLPVKQPPYSYQQINCLDSVIRYLESCSVLVSGKCELVSSENTSSASDDQIQMQGDGRCLSGMMHNLPPFPQNRFQNPQTIPGCGPGSTINSISTVPSTTHGHQPVVLAATIPGSAATSQSVPGSLPHPTLASLPVPSTAITPLSMAAKAESVVSLTSHCSYSSTIVHVGDKKLQPEPELEDGQSHSDIPPIPPSNTEKEPYKQLGLTKEVLVAHTQKEENDFLSGFMDVKKLSAFQTRCNTYMHEKPGALRSHAPQVADPAGRRSGKARKSKVKRVRPESWDSSSSGVPQAHRCPLPGLNTTAWSQSDTSRASCPPLPYPVLPAYPLPVFPSPQIPVPNDNGIPMPNVPSSNMQPFHAPLLTPMVAFMLPNYMYPPNMPANVYPGAAPSHPFPVPTPFYTPQATFPSSTPTFPVPQPVFTPAHHSFPVPQPSCVPQSVQSACPMQPFSYPAPPSEPKVKEGISRSSTPRDPQSPTLFQSRCSSPLQLNLLQLEEFQKADRSEGAAGVAGPGAGGAVNSAFMPQPCKDPDLPISQTGFPTDGHNSDAVSTGSDLMDILLQEDACSGTCSGSSAVSESLTSGSNGNGTSGSQTGSSQTSHSSKYFGSVDSSENNQKTRGTTSRSGESVMKYVLQDPMWLLMANADEKVMMTYQIPLREIDVVLKEDRNKLKSMQKLQPRFTEDQKKELGEIHPWIQRGGLPRAVEVAGCIFCKERSSDCEDFTDSLQDLELSGIMESCD from the exons ATGCCCATCCAGAGCAAAAGCTTGCAACAGCAAGATCTCCCAGTACAAGGTCATCGTGTTCCACATGGACCAGTGACACTTATACCAGAAAGCGTACACTCTCAGCCTACAGAATTGTCATCCAGTCAACATGTGTCTACAGGCATGCCTAGTAGCAGCTTTTCCTATACACAGGATTACAAGAACACTCCAGTTTCACAAAATATAATGTCTTGCATGGAAAGGTCCAATGACTTTGTAAGCCCACCTTTAGCGCATTCTGCAAACGTATTGCCACGTGAGGCTGAAGGCCATTCAGATGACAAATGCCTTCACGTTTGTGAGACCTCAGATTGTAGCTCGTATAACACTGGAGACCCAATAATACAGAAACACTACACTACAGGAACATTTGAGACCATTCTCCCAGTTGGTCCCTCACGGTCCCACCAGACTGAAGACTTGTTGGCGCAGAATTCCATAGAAGGTCCTGCCATAACTTTACAAGAGGACATGGAGACGTGCAATGACTCCAGTAGCAGTGAACTTCGAGTTGAACCTATGGATTCTGATGAAAATGCAAAGGAGCGCACACTAAAAAG CTGTTCTGATTGCCAGCCCCCTGTTTGTAGCTCCAATGCGTTTTCTATAATGATGGCAGACTCTGAACACAACCCCTCTACTAGCGGATATAG CAGCGAGCAACCAGCAAAAGCCAAGACGCAGAAGGAACTGCTGAAGATCCTCAAAGAACTGCGCTCCTACCTCCCGACTGGGAAGCAACTAAGGGGCAAGTCCAGCACTACGGCTTCATTACGCTATGCACTGCACTGCATCCAGCAGGTGAAAG CAAATGAAGAATACTGCCAGCTTCTAATGGTTAATGATAAACACCCGTACGGCCAGGACCTGTCATGCTACACAGTGGAGGAGATCGCTAACATCACCTCTGAATTCACAAAGAATAACATG GATGTATTTGCTGTGGCAGTCTCCTTAGTAACTGGCCGGATACTCTACATCTCCGAGCAGGCCTCCATTGTGCTGCGCTGCAGTGCCGACCTGTTCTCACAGGTTCGGTTTGTGGAGCTGCTCGCCCCGCAGGATGTTGGTGTGTTTTACAGCTCAACCACCCCCTACAGACTGCCATCATGGAGCATGTGCAATGGAACTG ATTCAGGATATCTAGATGGTGTGGAAGAAAAGTCCTTTTACTGCCGCATCAG CTGCGGGCGTGAGTCTCGAAAGGAATTATCTTACCAACCGTTCCGCCTGACGCCATATTTGATCCGTGTCCAGGCCGAGGAGAGCGCTGCTGAGCAGTTGTGCTGTATACTGTTTGCAGAAAGAGTCCACTCTGGGTATGAAG ctCCTCGGATCCCCGCAGATAAACGCATCTTCACCACCACTCACACCCCAAGCTGTTTGTTCCAGGACGTCGATGAAAG AGCCGTGCCCCTGTTGGGCTACCTTCCCCAGGATCTCATTGGCAAGCCCATCATTCTGCATTTGCATCCGAGTGATCGGCCCCTCATGCTGGCCGTGCACAAGAAGA TTCTGCAGTTTGGAGGACAGCCCTTTGACTTTTCTCCGATACGATTTTGTGCAAGGAATGGAGAGTACATCACCATAGACACCAGCTGGTCCAGCTTCATCAACCCCTGGAGTCGCAAAGTGTCTTTCATCATTGGCAGACACAAAGTCAGGAT gggtcCTGTTAATGAAGACGTGTTCACTGCTCCCGTGTGCTCAGCAGATCGGTCACTTCAACCAGATATTCAAGAGCTCACAGAGCAAATACATCAACTTCTTATGCAG CCTGTCCAAAACAGTGGCTCCAGTGGATATGGGAGTTTGGGCAGCAATGGATCCCATGAAAACCCGATGAGTGGAGCTTCATCCAGTGATAGTAATGGAAACCTCAATGAAGACATTAAAGAGAAACGT GAAACTCATCCAGGTCGTAGATCAAAAGATCTGAGCTCTAGCAGCCTGGAAACTAAAGGTCACCAGAGTGTTGAGGGCAGCCCTGAAGCAG GTGCCAGCCATAGTGGGAATGGTGGTTGCAGTAAAGACATCAATAGTGGAGGTTCAGGAATAGCTGCCTGCCCCGCACAGAGTGAGCCGCTGCCAGTGAAGCAGCCCCCCTACTCTTACCAACAAATAAACTGCCTGGATAGCGTTATCAG ATACCTTGAGAGCTGTAGTGTCTTGGTGTCTGGAAAATGTGAGCTTGTGTCCTCTGAGAACACCTCTTCTGCATCTGATGACCAGATCCAAATGCAAGGAG ATGGCCGGTGTCTGTCAGGGATGATGCACAATCTGCCACCATTTCCCCAGAACCGCTTTCAGAACCCTCAGACTATACCAGGTTGTGGTCCAGGTTCTACAATCAATTCTATTTCTACTGTGCCAAGCACTACTCATGGCCATCAGCCAGTAGTACTCGCTGCTACTATTCCAGGATCTGCTGCCACATCTCAATCTGTGCCAGGTTCTCTACCGCATCCAACACTTGCATCCTTGCCTGTTCCTAGCACTGCAATCACACCGCTTTCTATGGCTGCCAAGGCTGAGAGTGTGGTATCCCTTACCAGCCACTGTAGCTACAGCAGCACAATTGTACACGTGGGAGACAAAAAATTGCAACCCGaaccag AATTGGAGGATGGGCAGTCCCATTCAGATATCCCACCAATTCCACCCAGCAACACTGAAAAGGAACCTTATAAGCAGCTTGGGCTAACCAAAGAAGTACTTGTAGCTCACACCCAAAAGGAGGAGAATGATTTTCTCAGTGGTTTCATGGATGTGAAGAAGCTAAGTGCCTTCCAGACTAGATGCAACACCTACATGCATGAGAAGCCAGGAG CCCTGCGATCTCATGCTCCACAAGTTGCAGATCCTGCTGGAAGGAGAAGTGGGAAGGCACGAAAGTCTAAAGTGAAACGTGTGCGGCCAGAATCCTGGGATAGCAGCAGTTCTGGAGTACCCCAGGCCCACCGCTGCCCTCTGCCGGGGCTAAATACTACAGCTTGGTCCCAGTCTGACACCTCCCGTGCCAGCTGTCCCCCTCTACCCTATCCAGTTTTGCCTGCTTATCCCTTACCAGTTTTTCCTTCTCCTCAAATTCCAGTGCCAAATGATAATGGTATTCCAATGCCTAATGTACCGTCATCCAATATGCAGCCTTTCCATGCCCCTCTGCTTACACCCATGGTAGCTTTTATGCTGCCTAACTACATGTATCCACCTAACATGCCAGCCAATGTGTATCCTGGGGCAGCACCCTCACATCCATTTCCAGTTCCTACACCATTTTATACTCCGCAAGCAACATTTCCATCATCAACGCCAACCTTCCCTGTTCCCCAACCTGTATTCACTCCTGCCCATCATAGCTTCCCTGTCCCGCAGCcatcctgtgtccctcagtcagtGCAGAGTGCTTGCCCCATGCAGCCATTTTCCTATCCAGCTCCTCCAAGTGAGCCAAAAGTGAAGGAAGGAATTTCTCGCTCCTCCACCCCCCGGGATCCTCAGTCTCCCACTCTATTCCAGTCTCGCTGCAGCTCCCCCCTACAGCTCAACTTGTTGCAGTTGGAAGAGTTCCAGAAGGCTGATCGATCAGAGGGTGCTGCTGGTGTTGCCGGCCCTGGCGCTGGCGGTGCTGTGAACAGTGCATTTATGCCTCAGCCCTGCAAAGATCCTGATTTG CCTATATCGCAGACAGGATTCCCCACTGATGGACACAATAGTGATGCCGTATCTACCGGCAGTGACCTAATGGATATTCTTCTCCAAGAAGATGCATGTTCTGGGACATGCTCAGGATCATCTGCAGTTTCAGAATCGCTAACCTCGGGATCCAATGGAAATGGGACATCTGGGAGTCAGACAG GGAGCAGCCAGACCAGTCACAGCAGCAAGTATTTTGGAAGCGTTGACTCCTCAGAGAACAATCAAAAAACAAGAGGGACGACATCTAGAAGTGGCGAGTCTGTTATGAAGTATGTCCTGCAAGATCCCATGTGGCTTCTAATGGCCAATGCAGATGAAAAGGTTATGATGACATACCAAATCCCCTTACG GGAGATTGATGTAGTTCTGAAAGAGGATCGCAACAAATTGAAATCTATGCAGAAGCTTCAGCCTCGTTTTACAGAAGATCAGAAGAAGGAACTGGGAGAGATTCATCCATGGATACAAAGAGGAGGCCTTCCACGGGCAGTTGAGGTTGCA
- the PER2 gene encoding period circadian protein homolog 2 isoform X2 produces MPIQSKSLQQQDLPVQGHRVPHGPVTLIPESVHSQPTELSSSQHVSTGMPSSSFSYTQDYKNTPVSQNIMSCMERSNDFVSPPLAHSANVLPREAEGHSDDKCLHVCETSDCSSYNTGDPIIQKHYTTGTFETILPVGPSRSHQTEDLLAQNSIEGPAITLQEDMETCNDSSSSELRVEPMDSDENAKERTLKSCSDCQPPVCSSNAFSIMMADSEHNPSTSGYSEQPAKAKTQKELLKILKELRSYLPTGKQLRGKSSTTASLRYALHCIQQVKANEEYCQLLMVNDKHPYGQDLSCYTVEEIANITSEFTKNNMDVFAVAVSLVTGRILYISEQASIVLRCSADLFSQVRFVELLAPQDVGVFYSSTTPYRLPSWSMCNGTDSGYLDGVEEKSFYCRISCGRESRKELSYQPFRLTPYLIRVQAEESAAEQLCCILFAERVHSGYEAPRIPADKRIFTTTHTPSCLFQDVDERAVPLLGYLPQDLIGKPIILHLHPSDRPLMLAVHKKILQFGGQPFDFSPIRFCARNGEYITIDTSWSSFINPWSRKVSFIIGRHKVRMGPVNEDVFTAPVCSADRSLQPDIQELTEQIHQLLMQPVQNSGSSGYGSLGSNGSHENPMSGASSSDSNGNLNEDIKEKRETHPGRRSKDLSSSSLETKGHQSVEGSPEAGASHSGNGGCSKDINSGGSGIAACPAQSEPLPVKQPPYSYQQINCLDSVIRYLESCSVLVSGKCELVSSENTSSASDDQIQMQGDGRCLSGMMHNLPPFPQNRFQNPQTIPGCGPGSTINSISTVPSTTHGHQPVVLAATIPGSAATSQSVPGSLPHPTLASLPVPSTAITPLSMAAKAESVVSLTSHCSYSSTIVHVGDKKLQPEPELEDGQSHSDIPPIPPSNTEKEPYKQLGLTKEVLVAHTQKEENDFLSGFMDVKKLSAFQTRCNTYMHEKPGALRSHAPQVADPAGRRSGKARKSKVKRVRPESWDSSSSGVPQAHRCPLPGLNTTAWSQSDTSRASCPPLPYPVLPAYPLPVFPSPQIPVPNDNGIPMPNVPSSNMQPFHAPLLTPMVAFMLPNYMYPPNMPANVYPGAAPSHPFPVPTPFYTPQATFPSSTPTFPVPQPVFTPAHHSFPVPQPSCVPQSVQSACPMQPFSYPAPPSEPKVKEGISRSSTPRDPQSPTLFQSRCSSPLQLNLLQLEEFQKADRSEGAAGVAGPGAGGAVNSAFMPQPCKDPDLPISQTGFPTDGHNSDAVSTGSDLMDILLQEDACSGTCSGSSAVSESLTSGSNGNGTSGSQTGSSQTSHSSKYFGSVDSSENNQKTRGTTSRSGESVMKYVLQDPMWLLMANADEKVMMTYQIPLREIDVVLKEDRNKLKSMQKLQPRFTEDQKKELGEIHPWIQRGGLPRAVEVAGCIFCKERSSDCEDFTDSLQDLELSGIMESCD; encoded by the exons ATGCCCATCCAGAGCAAAAGCTTGCAACAGCAAGATCTCCCAGTACAAGGTCATCGTGTTCCACATGGACCAGTGACACTTATACCAGAAAGCGTACACTCTCAGCCTACAGAATTGTCATCCAGTCAACATGTGTCTACAGGCATGCCTAGTAGCAGCTTTTCCTATACACAGGATTACAAGAACACTCCAGTTTCACAAAATATAATGTCTTGCATGGAAAGGTCCAATGACTTTGTAAGCCCACCTTTAGCGCATTCTGCAAACGTATTGCCACGTGAGGCTGAAGGCCATTCAGATGACAAATGCCTTCACGTTTGTGAGACCTCAGATTGTAGCTCGTATAACACTGGAGACCCAATAATACAGAAACACTACACTACAGGAACATTTGAGACCATTCTCCCAGTTGGTCCCTCACGGTCCCACCAGACTGAAGACTTGTTGGCGCAGAATTCCATAGAAGGTCCTGCCATAACTTTACAAGAGGACATGGAGACGTGCAATGACTCCAGTAGCAGTGAACTTCGAGTTGAACCTATGGATTCTGATGAAAATGCAAAGGAGCGCACACTAAAAAG CTGTTCTGATTGCCAGCCCCCTGTTTGTAGCTCCAATGCGTTTTCTATAATGATGGCAGACTCTGAACACAACCCCTCTACTAGCGGATATAG CGAGCAACCAGCAAAAGCCAAGACGCAGAAGGAACTGCTGAAGATCCTCAAAGAACTGCGCTCCTACCTCCCGACTGGGAAGCAACTAAGGGGCAAGTCCAGCACTACGGCTTCATTACGCTATGCACTGCACTGCATCCAGCAGGTGAAAG CAAATGAAGAATACTGCCAGCTTCTAATGGTTAATGATAAACACCCGTACGGCCAGGACCTGTCATGCTACACAGTGGAGGAGATCGCTAACATCACCTCTGAATTCACAAAGAATAACATG GATGTATTTGCTGTGGCAGTCTCCTTAGTAACTGGCCGGATACTCTACATCTCCGAGCAGGCCTCCATTGTGCTGCGCTGCAGTGCCGACCTGTTCTCACAGGTTCGGTTTGTGGAGCTGCTCGCCCCGCAGGATGTTGGTGTGTTTTACAGCTCAACCACCCCCTACAGACTGCCATCATGGAGCATGTGCAATGGAACTG ATTCAGGATATCTAGATGGTGTGGAAGAAAAGTCCTTTTACTGCCGCATCAG CTGCGGGCGTGAGTCTCGAAAGGAATTATCTTACCAACCGTTCCGCCTGACGCCATATTTGATCCGTGTCCAGGCCGAGGAGAGCGCTGCTGAGCAGTTGTGCTGTATACTGTTTGCAGAAAGAGTCCACTCTGGGTATGAAG ctCCTCGGATCCCCGCAGATAAACGCATCTTCACCACCACTCACACCCCAAGCTGTTTGTTCCAGGACGTCGATGAAAG AGCCGTGCCCCTGTTGGGCTACCTTCCCCAGGATCTCATTGGCAAGCCCATCATTCTGCATTTGCATCCGAGTGATCGGCCCCTCATGCTGGCCGTGCACAAGAAGA TTCTGCAGTTTGGAGGACAGCCCTTTGACTTTTCTCCGATACGATTTTGTGCAAGGAATGGAGAGTACATCACCATAGACACCAGCTGGTCCAGCTTCATCAACCCCTGGAGTCGCAAAGTGTCTTTCATCATTGGCAGACACAAAGTCAGGAT gggtcCTGTTAATGAAGACGTGTTCACTGCTCCCGTGTGCTCAGCAGATCGGTCACTTCAACCAGATATTCAAGAGCTCACAGAGCAAATACATCAACTTCTTATGCAG CCTGTCCAAAACAGTGGCTCCAGTGGATATGGGAGTTTGGGCAGCAATGGATCCCATGAAAACCCGATGAGTGGAGCTTCATCCAGTGATAGTAATGGAAACCTCAATGAAGACATTAAAGAGAAACGT GAAACTCATCCAGGTCGTAGATCAAAAGATCTGAGCTCTAGCAGCCTGGAAACTAAAGGTCACCAGAGTGTTGAGGGCAGCCCTGAAGCAG GTGCCAGCCATAGTGGGAATGGTGGTTGCAGTAAAGACATCAATAGTGGAGGTTCAGGAATAGCTGCCTGCCCCGCACAGAGTGAGCCGCTGCCAGTGAAGCAGCCCCCCTACTCTTACCAACAAATAAACTGCCTGGATAGCGTTATCAG ATACCTTGAGAGCTGTAGTGTCTTGGTGTCTGGAAAATGTGAGCTTGTGTCCTCTGAGAACACCTCTTCTGCATCTGATGACCAGATCCAAATGCAAGGAG ATGGCCGGTGTCTGTCAGGGATGATGCACAATCTGCCACCATTTCCCCAGAACCGCTTTCAGAACCCTCAGACTATACCAGGTTGTGGTCCAGGTTCTACAATCAATTCTATTTCTACTGTGCCAAGCACTACTCATGGCCATCAGCCAGTAGTACTCGCTGCTACTATTCCAGGATCTGCTGCCACATCTCAATCTGTGCCAGGTTCTCTACCGCATCCAACACTTGCATCCTTGCCTGTTCCTAGCACTGCAATCACACCGCTTTCTATGGCTGCCAAGGCTGAGAGTGTGGTATCCCTTACCAGCCACTGTAGCTACAGCAGCACAATTGTACACGTGGGAGACAAAAAATTGCAACCCGaaccag AATTGGAGGATGGGCAGTCCCATTCAGATATCCCACCAATTCCACCCAGCAACACTGAAAAGGAACCTTATAAGCAGCTTGGGCTAACCAAAGAAGTACTTGTAGCTCACACCCAAAAGGAGGAGAATGATTTTCTCAGTGGTTTCATGGATGTGAAGAAGCTAAGTGCCTTCCAGACTAGATGCAACACCTACATGCATGAGAAGCCAGGAG CCCTGCGATCTCATGCTCCACAAGTTGCAGATCCTGCTGGAAGGAGAAGTGGGAAGGCACGAAAGTCTAAAGTGAAACGTGTGCGGCCAGAATCCTGGGATAGCAGCAGTTCTGGAGTACCCCAGGCCCACCGCTGCCCTCTGCCGGGGCTAAATACTACAGCTTGGTCCCAGTCTGACACCTCCCGTGCCAGCTGTCCCCCTCTACCCTATCCAGTTTTGCCTGCTTATCCCTTACCAGTTTTTCCTTCTCCTCAAATTCCAGTGCCAAATGATAATGGTATTCCAATGCCTAATGTACCGTCATCCAATATGCAGCCTTTCCATGCCCCTCTGCTTACACCCATGGTAGCTTTTATGCTGCCTAACTACATGTATCCACCTAACATGCCAGCCAATGTGTATCCTGGGGCAGCACCCTCACATCCATTTCCAGTTCCTACACCATTTTATACTCCGCAAGCAACATTTCCATCATCAACGCCAACCTTCCCTGTTCCCCAACCTGTATTCACTCCTGCCCATCATAGCTTCCCTGTCCCGCAGCcatcctgtgtccctcagtcagtGCAGAGTGCTTGCCCCATGCAGCCATTTTCCTATCCAGCTCCTCCAAGTGAGCCAAAAGTGAAGGAAGGAATTTCTCGCTCCTCCACCCCCCGGGATCCTCAGTCTCCCACTCTATTCCAGTCTCGCTGCAGCTCCCCCCTACAGCTCAACTTGTTGCAGTTGGAAGAGTTCCAGAAGGCTGATCGATCAGAGGGTGCTGCTGGTGTTGCCGGCCCTGGCGCTGGCGGTGCTGTGAACAGTGCATTTATGCCTCAGCCCTGCAAAGATCCTGATTTG CCTATATCGCAGACAGGATTCCCCACTGATGGACACAATAGTGATGCCGTATCTACCGGCAGTGACCTAATGGATATTCTTCTCCAAGAAGATGCATGTTCTGGGACATGCTCAGGATCATCTGCAGTTTCAGAATCGCTAACCTCGGGATCCAATGGAAATGGGACATCTGGGAGTCAGACAG GGAGCAGCCAGACCAGTCACAGCAGCAAGTATTTTGGAAGCGTTGACTCCTCAGAGAACAATCAAAAAACAAGAGGGACGACATCTAGAAGTGGCGAGTCTGTTATGAAGTATGTCCTGCAAGATCCCATGTGGCTTCTAATGGCCAATGCAGATGAAAAGGTTATGATGACATACCAAATCCCCTTACG GGAGATTGATGTAGTTCTGAAAGAGGATCGCAACAAATTGAAATCTATGCAGAAGCTTCAGCCTCGTTTTACAGAAGATCAGAAGAAGGAACTGGGAGAGATTCATCCATGGATACAAAGAGGAGGCCTTCCACGGGCAGTTGAGGTTGCA